In Novosphingobium sp. PP1Y, the sequence GCGCACGCCCGGCGCCGGAGGGCGTGACAGAGCTTTCCTATGCCAGTCCCTATGGCCCCAACCACCCGTTCAGCAAGGCGGACCAGGCCTGGATGGACTGGGTTGCGCGCGTATCCAAGGGCACCTTGCGCATCCGGCCCAACTGGTCAGGCTCGTTGCTGTCTTCGGACATGTCGATGGAGGAACTGCGGCACGGCGTGGCCGACATCGGCCTGATCACGCCGATCTATTCGCGCGGCGGTACGCACCTGACCCGCATCCAGGCCGGATTCTATTCTAGCGCGGAATCGATGCCGTCGCAGCTGGCGCTATTCGATTGCATGCTGGCCAGCAGCCCGCAACTTGCCTCCGAGCTACACGGCCTCAAGGTGCTGGCGGTGCAGGGCGGCCCGTCGCTGGGGATCGTCACGCGAAACCGCGCGCTGCACAGCCTGGATGATATCAAGGGGCTGCGCATTCGTGCGCCGACAGAGCTTCTGACCGTGCTGGGGTCGCTGGGCGCCGACCCGGTCAACATGCCGATGAACGAGGTCTATTCCGCGCTGGCCAAGGGCGTGATCGATGGCGTGGTTGCACCTGCGGACACGTTCCGCTCGCTCCATTTCGCCGAAGTGGCAAGCTATTACAGCACCTTGCGCATTCCGCGCGGGGCCTATCCCTCGCGCGCGATGGGTGAGGCGCAGTGGAATGCCCTGTCGGAGCAGCAGCGGGACATCCTGCAGCGCGGTGTTGCGGTGTGGCAGGATGCGTTGATGCAGGAACTCAAGGTGGCCTGGCAGAAGGGCTATGACGAGGCCGTTCACAGCGGCGTTGCCATCTCGGGCATGAGCGATGCCGACCAGCGCCGCTTCGATGCGCTTTATCTCCAGGATGCAGAGCGCAACGCCAGGGGGCTGGATCGCTTCGGGATCGACGGGCTGGCCGTGTTCCGCACGGCGCGCGCCAGCATCGCGGCAAGAGACCAAGTTCGCTGCAGCAAACAGGGGGAGTAAGCGCAATGAAGGGGATCTTCGCAAGGTCGACGCTGGCCGCCATGGTACTGTGCCTGGCGCATACGGGGACGGCACTGGCCGAAACCGGCGGTGTCGACCGGATCATCGGGGACCCAGCGGGTACGGGGCCGTATCCGGCGATTGCGCAAGTGCGCGCCGATGCGCCCGGCTATACCCTCTACCGGCCCGCACAGTTGCCCGCGCAGCCGCTGCCGCTGGTGCTGTGGGGCAACGGCGGCTGCCGGGACAACGGCCTTTCGGCCAGCCATCTGCTGCGCGAAGTGGCCAGCCATGGCTATGTGATCATAGCCAATGGTTCGGCCCGGCAGGAACGCGATGTGCTGGATGCGGTGCCGGAAAAGAACGGGCCGACACCGCCGCCCGGCGGACGGCCCACGGTGATTGCTCGTTCCACGCCCGATGAGACCAGCGTGACGCATCTGCTTGCCGCGATCGACTGGGCCATGGCGCATAGCGCGCTGCCGGGCGATGCGCTGGCCGGGCACATCGATACCACCCGCGTGGCCGTGATGGGGCACAGTTGTGGCGGTCTGCAGGCCATTGCCGCTGGCGGCGATCCGCGCATTTCCACCGTCGTCGCCTTCAACAGCGGCATCTACGACCGTTCCAACGGGTTCGAGCAGGATGTGCGTCTGGAGAAGACCGATCTTGCCAGACTGCACACCTCCATCGCCTATATTCTGGGCGGGCCGCAGGATGTCGCCTTCCCCAACGGGATGGACGACTTTGACCGTATCGATCGCCTGCCCGTTCTGGCAGCCAGCCTGCCGATCGGGCACGGCGGCACCTTCATGCTGGAGAACGGCGGTATCTGGGCACAGATCGGGACGGCCTGGCTAAATTGGCAGATCAACCGCGATCCGAAGGCCGCACGCTGGTTCGTCGGCCCCGATTGCACCCTTTGTACCGCGCCCGGCTGGACCGTCGAACGCAAGAACTTTCCGGAAGCACAATGAGCAAACCACTCCACGGCATTCGCGTTGCCGATTTCAGCCACATCATGGCCGGCCCCTATGCCACGCACCTCCTGTGCCTGCTGGGCGCCGAGGTAATCAAGATCGAACCCAAGCACGGCGACGGGTTTCGCAACTACGGCGGTGATCGCAGGTATGACGGCATGGCCCCGGCCTTCATCGCGGCCAATGCCGGCAAGAAGTCCATCGCGCTGGACCTGAAAGACCCCGAAGACGCGAAACTTGCGCGTGAAATCGTGGGCCGCTGCGATGTACTGATCGAGAACTTCCGGCCCGGCGTCATGGCGCGTCTAGGCCTCGACTATGAAACGGTGCGCAGTTTCAACCCGGAGATCGTCTACTGCTCCGTCTCGGGTTACGGCCAGGACGGCCCGCAGCGCGATTGGCCGGCGATCGACAACATCGTCCAGGCCACCAGCGGCATGATGCTGCTGAGCGGTAGCGAGGACGACGATCCGATCCGCGTGGGCTTTCCCATCGTCGATACCCTGACGGGCCAATCCGCCGCCATCGCCATTCTTTCCGCCACGGTGCGCCGGATGCGGGGTGAGGGCGGCAGCTATATCGACGTGTCGATGTTCGATGCGGCGCTGGCGTTCATGACATCGGCGCTGACCCCCTTCACGGTCACCGGCAAGTCGATGCCGCGCCTTGGCAACACGGGGTATTCCGGCCTGCCCACGGCGTCGCTGTTCAGCGCGCGCGATGGCCGCGAAGTGTCGCTGGGGGTGGTGCAGCCCAACCAGTTCGCGGCCCTCGCGCGCTTCGTGGGCCGGGAAGACTGGCTTGAAGACGAGCGCTTCGCGACGCCCGACGCACGGCGCGCCAACTTCGATGCGATGAAGGCCCAGCTGTCCGATGTGATCGCAACGCGCGATGCGGCCGATTGGGAATCGGGCATGAGCGCCGCGGGCATTCCCTGCGGGATGGTGCGCAAGGTGGAAGAAGCCGTCAGCCTTGCCGGGCCAGGCGCCATGCTCGAACTCGATGGGCCCGGGCTGCCCTCGCAAGGGCCGGTCTCGATCCCCAACGCGGGCTTTCGCATGCAGCCGGAAGGGCCGGGCACGCAGGCGCCGCCGCCCATTTTGGACGCCGATCGCGCCGCCATTCTGGAGTGGCTGGCGAAAGAGTGACGGCACAGCGGCATGGCATTTGGGGCGTTGTACACGTCAACCAGAATTGCTATTATGTATAGCGAAATCCCTGGGAGAGTTCTCGTATGAAGTTCGAACGCATCAACCCGCTTACCGGCGAGGTGGCCTCCAGCGCCGAGGCCATGACCGCCGGGCAGATGCCCGCCATTGCCGCGCGCGCAGCTGCCGCGCAGCCGGCCTGGGCGGCGCTGGGACCAAACGCGCGCCGCGCGGTGCTGCTCAAGGCCGCCGATGCGCTGGAAGCGCGCAAGGATGCCTTCGTCGACGCCATGATGGGCGAGATCGGCGCGACGGCGGGCTGGGCCATGTTCAACCTCGGCCTGGCCGCGGGCATCGTGCGCGAGGCTGCCGCTCTCACCACCCAGATCGCCGGTGAAGTCATCCCGTCTGACAAGCCGGGCTGCCTTGCCATGGCGATCAAGGAACCGGTGGGCGTGATCCTGGGCATTGCGCCGTGGAATGCGCCGATCATCCTGGGCGTGCGCGCGATTGCCGTGCCGCTGGCGTGCGGCAATGCGGTGATCCTCAAGGCCAGCGAGCAGTGCCCGCGCACGCACGCCCTGATCATCGAGGCGTTCTCCGAGGCCGGCTTCCCCGAGGGCGTGGTCAACGTCGTCACCAACGCTCCGCAGGATGCGGCGGACGTGGTGGGCGCCCTGATCGACGCACCCGAGGTGAAGCGCATCAACTTCACCGGTTCCACCGCCGTTGGCCGCATCATCGCCACGCGTGCCGCCTGGCTGCTCAAGCCCTGCCTGCTAGAACTGGGCGGCAAGGCGCCGTTCGTCGTGCTGGAGGATGCCGACCTTGACGAGGCGGTGAAGGCCGCTGCCTTCGGCGCGTTCATGAACCAAGGGCAGATCTGCATGTCCACCGAACGCATCATCGTGGTGGAAGCCGTGGCCGATGCCTTCGCCGAAAAGTTCGCGGCCAAGGTAGGTTCGATGGCCACCGGCGATCCGCGCGAAGGCAAGACCCCGTTGGGCGCCGTGGTGGATCGCAAGACCGTGAACCACGTCAACGCGCTGATCGAAGACGCGGTTGCGAAGGGCGCCACGTTGCTCAGCGGAGGCACCGCCGACAGCGTG encodes:
- a CDS encoding CaiB/BaiF CoA-transferase family protein gives rise to the protein MSKPLHGIRVADFSHIMAGPYATHLLCLLGAEVIKIEPKHGDGFRNYGGDRRYDGMAPAFIAANAGKKSIALDLKDPEDAKLAREIVGRCDVLIENFRPGVMARLGLDYETVRSFNPEIVYCSVSGYGQDGPQRDWPAIDNIVQATSGMMLLSGSEDDDPIRVGFPIVDTLTGQSAAIAILSATVRRMRGEGGSYIDVSMFDAALAFMTSALTPFTVTGKSMPRLGNTGYSGLPTASLFSARDGREVSLGVVQPNQFAALARFVGREDWLEDERFATPDARRANFDAMKAQLSDVIATRDAADWESGMSAAGIPCGMVRKVEEAVSLAGPGAMLELDGPGLPSQGPVSIPNAGFRMQPEGPGTQAPPPILDADRAAILEWLAKE
- the dctP gene encoding TRAP transporter substrate-binding protein DctP, which gives rise to MIVRSILLALTLLVAGCARPAPEGVTELSYASPYGPNHPFSKADQAWMDWVARVSKGTLRIRPNWSGSLLSSDMSMEELRHGVADIGLITPIYSRGGTHLTRIQAGFYSSAESMPSQLALFDCMLASSPQLASELHGLKVLAVQGGPSLGIVTRNRALHSLDDIKGLRIRAPTELLTVLGSLGADPVNMPMNEVYSALAKGVIDGVVAPADTFRSLHFAEVASYYSTLRIPRGAYPSRAMGEAQWNALSEQQRDILQRGVAVWQDALMQELKVAWQKGYDEAVHSGVAISGMSDADQRRFDALYLQDAERNARGLDRFGIDGLAVFRTARASIAARDQVRCSKQGE
- a CDS encoding aldehyde dehydrogenase, whose translation is MKFERINPLTGEVASSAEAMTAGQMPAIAARAAAAQPAWAALGPNARRAVLLKAADALEARKDAFVDAMMGEIGATAGWAMFNLGLAAGIVREAAALTTQIAGEVIPSDKPGCLAMAIKEPVGVILGIAPWNAPIILGVRAIAVPLACGNAVILKASEQCPRTHALIIEAFSEAGFPEGVVNVVTNAPQDAADVVGALIDAPEVKRINFTGSTAVGRIIATRAAWLLKPCLLELGGKAPFVVLEDADLDEAVKAAAFGAFMNQGQICMSTERIIVVEAVADAFAEKFAAKVGSMATGDPREGKTPLGAVVDRKTVNHVNALIEDAVAKGATLLSGGTADSVLMPATVVDGVTDAMNLYRDESFGPVVAMIRARDEAHAIELANDTEYGLSAAVFTRDTARGLGAARQIKSGICHVNGPTVHDEAQMPFGGVGASGYGRFGGRQGIDSFTDTRWITVETQAGHYPI